The proteins below are encoded in one region of Apodemus sylvaticus chromosome 13, mApoSyl1.1, whole genome shotgun sequence:
- the Skor2 gene encoding SKI family transcriptional corepressor 2, giving the protein MASSPLPGPNDILLASPSSAFQPDALSQPRPGHANLKPNQVGQVILYGIPIVSLVIDGQERLCLAQISNTLLKNFSYNEIHNRRVALGITCVQCTPVQLEILRRAGAMPISSRRCGMITKREAERLCKSFLGENRPPKLPDNFAFDVSHECAWGCRGSFIPARYNSSRAKCIKCSYCNMYFSPNKFIFHSHRTPDAKYTQPDAANFNSWRRHLKLTDKSPQDELVFAWEDVKAMFNGGSRKRALPQPSAHPACHPLSSVKAAAVAAAAAVAGGGGLLGPHLLGAPPPPPPPPPLAELAGAPHAHHKRPRFDDDDDSLQEAAVVAAASLSAAAASLSVAAATGGAGPGAGGPGGGCVAGVGVGASAGAGAAAGTKGPRSYPVIPVPSKGSFGGVLQKFPGCGGLFPHPYTFPAAAAAFGLCHKKEDAGTAAEALGGAGAGSAGAAPKAGLSGLFWPAGRKDAFYPPFCMFWPPRTPGGLPVPTYLQPPPQPPSALGCALGDSPALLRQAFLDLAEPGGAGGSAEAAPPPGQPPPVVANGPGSGPPATGGTGARDTLFESPPGGSGGDCSAGSTPPAESGVTSGTGAASSGTGSVGTRVPAPHHPHLLEGRKAGGGSYHHSSAFRPVGGKDDAESLAKLHGASAGAPHSAPAHHHHHHHHPHHHHHPPQPPSPLLLLQPQPDEPGSERHHPAPPPPPPPPPLAPQPHHRGLLSPEGTSCSYPSEDSSEEEEDEEEEQEVDVEGHKPLEGEEEEDGRDPEEEEEEDEETRVLLGDSLVGGGRFLQGRGLSEKGSGRDRTTPAVGAFPLALNSSRLLQEDGKLGDPGGSDLPAPPPPPLAPQKASSSGGSRPGSPVHHPSLEEEPSYKDNQKPKENNQVIISTKDDNFSDKNKGHSFFITDSDSSGDFWRERSGGHTQEASSPHSLKKDVENMGKEELQKVLFEQIDLRRRLEQEFQVLKGNASFPVFNNFQDQMKRELAYREEMVQQLQIIPYAASLIRKEKLGAHLSKS; this is encoded by the exons ATGGCTTCCAGCCCACTTCCAGGGCCCAATGACATCCTACTTGCTTCGCCGTCGAGCGCCTTCCAGCCCGACGCATTGAGTCAACCGCGGCCGGGCCACGCCAACCTTAAACCCAACCAGGTGGGCCAGGTGATCCTCTATGGCATTCCCATCGTGTCCTTGGTGATCGACGGGCAGGAGCGCCTGTGCCTGGCGCAGATCTCCAACACTCTTCTCAAGAACTTTAGCTACAACGAGATCCATAACCGGCGAGTGGCTCTGGGCATCACATGCGTGCAGTGCACACCTGTCCAACTGGAGATCTTGCGGCGGGCTGGGGCCATGCCCATTTCTTCGAGGCGTTGTGGCATGATCACCAAGCGTGAGGCCGAGCGCCTTTGTAAGTCATTTCTGGGCGAAAACCGGCCACCCAAACTGCCGGACAACTTCGCCTTCGACGTGTCGCACGAGTGCGCCTGGGGCTGCCGGGGCAGCTTCATCCCGGCGCGCTACAACAGCTCCCGCGCCAAGTGCATCAAGTGTAGCTACTGCAACATGTACTTCTCACCCAACAAGTTCATTTTCCACTCCCACCGCACCCCGGACGCCAAGTACACGCAGCCAGATGCAGCCAACTTCAATTCCTGGCGCCGCCATCTCAAGCTCACAGACAAGAGCCCTCAGGACGAGCTAGTCTTCGCCTGGGAGGACGTCAAGGCCATGTTCAACGGTGGCAGCCGCAAGCGCGCGCTACCTCAACCCAGTGCGCACCCAGCCTGTCACCCACTCAGTTCGGTCAAGGCTGCTGCGGTGGCGGCCGCAGCCGCCGTGGCCGGGGGCGGGGGCCTGCTGGGCCCGCACCTGCTGGGGGCTCCAcccccgccgccgccaccaccacccttggCTGAGCTGGCGGGCGCACCTCATGCCCATCACAAGCGGCCGCGCTTCGACGACGATGACGATTCCCTGCAGGAGGCGGCCGTGGTAGCTGCAGCTAGCCTCTCGGCGGCCGCAGCCAGTCTCTCGGTGGCTGCAGCCACGGGCGGCGCTGGGCCGGGCGCAGGTGGCCCCGGGGGTGGCTGCGTGGCCGGCGTGGGCGTGGGTGCCAGTGCGGGGGCTGGTGCAGCAGCTGGCACCAAAGGTCCACGCAGCTATCCAGTCATCCCAGTGCCTAGCAAGGGTTCGTTCGGGGGCGTGCTACAGAAGTTCCCGGGCTGCGGGGGCCTCTTCCCGCATCCTTACACCTTCCCGGCCGCGGCCGCAGCCTTCGGCTTGTGCCACAAGAAGGAGGACGCGGGGACAGCGGCTGAGGCCCTGGGGGGAGCGGGCGCAGGGAGCGCAGGTGCGGCGCCCAAGGCCGGGCTCTCGGGTCTCTTTTGGCCCGCGGGTCGCAAGGACGCCTTCTACCCTCCCTTCTGCATGTTCTGGCCACCGCGGACCCCCGGCGGGCTGCCCGTGCCCACCTACCTACAGCCCCCGCCGCAGCCACCGTCCGCTCTCGGCTGCGCGCTGGGTGACAGCCCGGCCCTGCTACGCCAGGCTTTCCTGGACCTGGCCGAGCCGGGCGGTGCAGGTGGCAGCGCTGAGGCAGCGCCCCCGCCGGGTCAGCCTCCCCCCGTGGTGGCCAATGGCCCTGGCTCGGGTCCTCCAGCTACTGGCGGCACCGGAGCACGCGACACGCTCTTCGAGTCGCCCCCGGGCGGCAGCGGCGGGGACTGCAGTGCCGGGTCCACGCCACCGGCAGAGTCTGGAGTGACGTCCGGGACCGGGGCTGCGTCCTCCGGAACGGGCTCTGTGGGCACCCGGGTGCCGGCTCCCCATCACCCGCACCTCCTGGAAGGGCGCAAGGCGGGCGGCGGCAGCTACCACCATTCCAGCGCCTTCCGGCCGGTGGGCGGCAAGGACGACGCAGAGAGCCTGGCCAAGCTGCACGGGGCGTCGGCAGGCGCGCCCCACTCGGCCCCAgcgcaccaccatcaccaccaccaccaccctcaccaccaccaccaccctccgcAGCCACCGTccccgctgctgctgttgcagcCACAGCCCGATGAGCCGGGGTCGGAGCGCCACCACCCAGCCCCGCCACCCCCGCCACCGCCGCCCCCTCTGGCCCCGCAGCCGCACCACCGAGGCCTTCTATCCCCCGAGGGCACCAGCTGCAGCTACCCCAGCGAGGACAGctctgaagaggaggaggacgaggaggaagaacaggaggtgGATGTGGAGGGCCATAAGCCACTCGAAggcgaggaagaggaggacggtCGAGATccggaagaagaagaggaagaagacgagGAGACCCGGGTACTTCTCGGAGACTCCCTGGTTGGCGGTGGCCGGTTCCTCCAGGGTCGAGGGCTATCAGAGAAGGGGAGCGGTCGGGACCGCACGACGCCCGCTGTGGGTGCTTTCCCTCTAGCGCTGAACTCCTCCAGGCTGCTACAGGAGGATGGGAAGCTGGGGGACCCTGGAGGCTCAGACCTGCCAgcgcccccgcccccacctctgGCCCCCCAGAAAGCAAGCAGCAGTGGAGGCAGCAGGCCCGGCAGCCCTGTCCACCATCCATCACTGGAGGAGGAGCCCTCGTACAAAGAT AATCAGAAACCTAAGGAAAACAACCAAGTTATTATATCTACAAAGGATGACAACTTCTCAG ATAAGAACAAGGGACACAGCTTTTTCATCACAGACTCTGATTCTTCTGGAGACTTTTGGAGAGAAAGATCAG gcgGACACACACAAGAAGCCAGTTCACCTCATTCGCTCAAAAAGGATGTAGAAAATATGGGGAAAG AGGAACTTCAGAAGGTTTTGTTTGAGCAAATAGATTTACGGAGGCGACTGGAGCAAGAATTCCAAGTGTTGAAAGGAAATGCGTCCTTCCCAGTTTTCA